A single genomic interval of Stenotrophomonas sp. ZAC14D1_NAIMI4_1 harbors:
- a CDS encoding putative Ig domain-containing protein has product MLLQLLAGTGVAQAASAACEAINLIGATTNEIRSFAQGAFLPGESLTISFRDSGENIGKPPTSADAIIFRSLSFGPGGYDYRSNTGSAGAHSGTVDSSFLVANGLFMSIKTGRYISPVEIRCISAAAQPLQLAPPATQQFTVGTAVDFNLAASGGTLPYNFGINSGTLPAGLVLEPTGRLNGTPQVAGTFSVSVEVTDAAAASAHQPLSVNIAAIAPDAPGQVVAVAGDGQAVVSFTAPTQTGGAPIVQYAVMASTGEWMLGTQSPITVTGLANGMPVQFQVIANNGSQASQPSQASAAVTPMTGQTIQFNAPGDQPLGSLLALEATASSGLAVEYESLNPLVCVLERAGNLRLSALGTCTVRALQPGNAGTRAAQPVERSFNVVAARASAPTLRRVERIGASSVDVYFDVPASDGGSAILSYEVAARPGAAVVSGASSPVRMSRLHAGTTYTFAVRARTATGPGTFSAESDPVTMPTVPRVTGLQVPADGRYLAGASLDFLLVLDQPAIVQGVPELLLSIGGQRVAATYRAGSGSNLLAFSYTVLPGQLDEDGIGIDGLQLAGGSIRNADGIDAVLALAGVGATGGILVGAQPAAAPSITGVVAGDGVVTLQFAAPAQDGGSPVLDYVVTAQPDGLQLQAAASPAVFTGLRNGTAYRFTVTARTAAGLGAASMASDDVVPMAQQQIQFAPLDAQAFGSTPQVLASASSGLAVSLSSSTPRVCSVAADGRVTLLAAGTCSIDADQPGDAATHAATRVSRSFAVLAVVPGAPRITAVVLAAGSVDVSFQAPAFEGGSAVDSYLLQALPGGQSVRGNGSPLRIDGLPTGIAHRFVVTAFNAAGAGAASLPSDPLTVQGAPAVTGVQVPSVGRYLAGQVLSFAVQFDQGLQVGAAPQLLLRIGSQRRLATLSAVETEVQGSVLRFQYTLQADDRDEDGVEVESVQAAAGSLRNAQGTEARTALANVGATTGVRVGADLPSAVANVRGVAGDGQVQVHFDAASAGSGAIVDYTVTAQPGGISATGTTSPITVRGLANGSAYRFVVVARSEYGSGVVSAASAAVVPLPDLAVADSSIVVPYGAAAVVLPLSVGGVAEQVQLTVGPQHGQVDVQGTTLRYTPAAGYAGNDSISYTVSDAFRTSAPATITITVGTPTVVLQSAALPLGEAGTALDAQLSSSGGAAPYTYAIVGGSLPTGLRLDRSGHLAGTPVAAGRFEIEVEVTDSSSGGGPFRARRVFVLNVAAPQIGEVEAPLPAATQAGPVSLRLQARGGTAPYAFRLMSGALPPGVLLSSDGQVQGVATVAGVFDFDVEVSDTYGFTGVARYQLKIAQAAQAITGFSVDPATPVYSEGGSFEVSARGGASGQPLRFGSSSPAVCSVSGTRVAMLAAGRCVLTVDQDGDANHEAAAQQQHVVDIALAVPVLAWSADLQRLLEQGSFELPLPTSASPGAFSFHSSDTAVASVEGRTVHVHGEGRAVITAKQAAAGSYAAASAELVLVVNMRPDPTRDPGVTGLLQAQVDASVRFANAQQANIRERLRQVRAGGNADSNTLSVSTGARGPEAASLPLGQAMESERPLLPAGWGTWVSGTATYGRGGPTGAGRYDLRSDGLTVGVDRRLGDSALWGVAGSIGRNDSEQDDARTRLQADQRSLALYGLWRGNAHVFVDAVLATGNLRFDLQRWSRDAGAMAVARREGSQWFGSLALGYEQVLSGMRMSGYARLDGSRSTLDAYREHGLGELDLAYGRHVVDSRALAFGLEGSAVESAEARMRPFWSIEYRQALQDRGEATLNYAEWARPQDYRLAMRSYNEDLLSLSTGVDMSIARGWILSLLLGHEQARGSDRSSSVGLRLSNGSR; this is encoded by the coding sequence GTGTTGTTGCAGCTGCTGGCAGGTACGGGCGTTGCGCAGGCGGCGTCGGCGGCGTGCGAGGCCATCAACCTGATAGGTGCCACGACCAACGAGATCCGGTCGTTCGCACAGGGTGCCTTCCTGCCAGGGGAGTCGCTGACAATCAGTTTCAGAGACAGCGGCGAGAACATCGGCAAACCGCCGACGTCGGCCGACGCCATCATTTTCCGCAGTTTGAGTTTTGGCCCGGGAGGCTACGACTACCGCAGCAACACCGGGTCTGCCGGAGCGCACAGCGGAACGGTCGACAGCAGCTTCCTGGTGGCCAACGGCCTGTTCATGAGCATCAAGACCGGAAGGTACATCAGCCCGGTCGAGATCCGCTGCATTTCCGCTGCCGCACAACCGCTGCAGCTGGCGCCGCCGGCGACGCAGCAGTTCACCGTCGGCACGGCGGTGGATTTCAACCTGGCCGCCAGCGGCGGCACCCTGCCTTACAACTTCGGCATCAACAGTGGCACCTTGCCCGCCGGGCTGGTGCTTGAGCCGACGGGGCGCCTGAATGGCACGCCGCAGGTCGCGGGCACGTTCAGCGTCAGCGTGGAGGTCACCGATGCCGCGGCCGCCAGCGCGCACCAGCCGCTGTCGGTCAACATCGCGGCCATCGCGCCCGATGCCCCCGGCCAGGTCGTGGCCGTCGCCGGCGATGGCCAGGCCGTGGTCAGCTTCACCGCACCGACGCAGACCGGCGGCGCGCCCATTGTCCAGTACGCCGTGATGGCGTCCACGGGCGAATGGATGCTCGGCACGCAGTCGCCGATCACGGTGACCGGCCTTGCCAACGGCATGCCCGTGCAGTTCCAGGTGATCGCCAACAACGGCAGTCAGGCCAGCCAGCCGTCGCAGGCAAGCGCGGCGGTCACGCCGATGACCGGGCAGACGATCCAGTTCAATGCGCCCGGCGACCAGCCCTTGGGTTCGCTGCTGGCACTGGAGGCCACCGCGAGCAGCGGCCTGGCCGTCGAGTACGAGAGCCTGAATCCACTGGTCTGCGTGCTGGAACGTGCAGGCAACCTGCGGCTGTCCGCGCTCGGTACGTGCACGGTGCGCGCGCTGCAGCCCGGCAACGCGGGCACGCGCGCGGCGCAGCCGGTGGAGCGCAGCTTCAACGTGGTGGCTGCCCGCGCGTCGGCGCCGACCCTGCGTCGCGTCGAACGGATCGGCGCAAGCAGCGTGGACGTGTACTTCGATGTACCCGCCAGCGACGGTGGCAGTGCCATCCTCTCTTACGAGGTGGCAGCACGCCCGGGTGCTGCTGTGGTCAGCGGTGCCTCCAGCCCGGTACGCATGAGCCGCCTGCATGCAGGCACGACCTATACCTTCGCCGTGCGTGCGCGCACCGCGACAGGGCCCGGCACCTTCTCCGCCGAGTCCGATCCTGTGACGATGCCGACCGTGCCGCGCGTGACCGGCCTGCAGGTACCGGCCGACGGCCGCTACCTCGCCGGTGCCAGCCTCGATTTCCTGCTGGTCCTGGATCAGCCAGCAATCGTGCAGGGCGTGCCCGAGCTGCTGCTGTCGATCGGCGGGCAGCGCGTAGCCGCGACCTATCGCGCTGGCTCGGGCAGCAATCTGCTGGCTTTCAGCTACACCGTGTTGCCGGGCCAGTTGGACGAGGACGGCATCGGCATCGACGGCCTGCAGCTGGCCGGTGGCAGCATCCGCAATGCCGATGGCATCGATGCTGTGCTGGCGCTGGCAGGCGTGGGCGCTACCGGCGGCATCCTGGTGGGCGCGCAGCCGGCTGCCGCGCCGTCCATCACCGGCGTGGTTGCAGGCGATGGCGTGGTGACGTTGCAGTTCGCAGCGCCCGCGCAGGATGGCGGCAGCCCGGTGCTGGATTACGTGGTGACCGCGCAGCCCGATGGCCTGCAGTTGCAGGCGGCCGCTTCTCCGGCAGTGTTCACCGGCCTGCGCAATGGCACTGCGTATCGCTTTACGGTGACCGCGCGTACCGCAGCCGGGCTGGGCGCGGCGTCCATGGCATCGGACGACGTGGTGCCGATGGCGCAGCAGCAGATCCAGTTCGCACCCCTGGATGCCCAGGCTTTCGGCAGCACGCCACAGGTGCTGGCCAGTGCCAGCAGTGGCCTGGCGGTGTCGCTGTCCAGCAGCACACCCCGGGTCTGCAGCGTCGCTGCCGATGGCCGGGTGACCCTGCTTGCGGCCGGTACCTGCAGCATCGACGCCGATCAGCCGGGTGACGCCGCGACCCATGCCGCTACCCGCGTCAGCCGTTCGTTCGCGGTGCTGGCGGTGGTGCCGGGCGCGCCCCGCATCACTGCGGTCGTACTCGCTGCGGGCAGTGTGGACGTGAGCTTCCAGGCGCCGGCGTTCGAAGGCGGCAGTGCGGTCGACAGCTATCTGCTGCAGGCGCTGCCAGGTGGACAGAGCGTGCGTGGCAACGGCAGTCCGCTGCGTATCGACGGGCTGCCCACTGGCATCGCGCATCGCTTCGTGGTGACCGCCTTCAATGCGGCGGGAGCCGGTGCGGCATCGTTGCCGTCCGATCCGCTCACCGTGCAGGGCGCACCGGCGGTGACCGGCGTGCAGGTGCCGTCCGTCGGCCGCTACCTCGCCGGACAGGTGCTGTCCTTTGCGGTGCAGTTCGACCAGGGCCTGCAGGTGGGCGCTGCGCCGCAGCTGCTGCTGCGCATCGGCAGCCAGCGTCGGCTGGCCACGCTCTCGGCGGTGGAGACGGAGGTGCAGGGCAGTGTGCTGCGCTTCCAGTACACGCTGCAGGCCGATGACCGCGACGAGGATGGCGTCGAGGTGGAATCGGTGCAGGCTGCTGCCGGCAGCCTGCGCAATGCACAGGGCACCGAGGCACGCACTGCGCTGGCCAACGTCGGGGCGACCACCGGTGTACGCGTCGGCGCCGACCTGCCGTCGGCCGTCGCCAATGTGCGCGGCGTGGCCGGTGATGGGCAGGTGCAGGTGCATTTCGATGCAGCGTCGGCCGGCAGTGGCGCCATCGTCGATTACACCGTGACCGCGCAGCCGGGCGGCATCAGCGCAACCGGTACGACCTCGCCGATCACCGTGCGTGGCCTGGCCAACGGCAGCGCCTATCGTTTCGTGGTGGTCGCACGCAGCGAATACGGCAGCGGCGTGGTGTCGGCCGCCTCGGCAGCGGTGGTGCCGTTGCCGGACCTGGCCGTGGCCGATTCCAGCATCGTCGTGCCTTACGGTGCCGCAGCCGTCGTGCTGCCGCTGTCGGTGGGCGGTGTGGCCGAGCAGGTGCAGCTGACCGTGGGCCCGCAGCATGGACAGGTTGACGTGCAGGGCACGACGCTGCGCTACACGCCGGCCGCAGGCTATGCCGGCAACGACAGCATCAGCTACACCGTCAGCGATGCCTTCCGCACGTCGGCACCGGCCACGATCACGATTACCGTGGGTACGCCGACCGTGGTCCTGCAGTCGGCTGCGTTGCCGTTGGGCGAGGCTGGCACGGCGCTCGACGCGCAGCTGTCCAGCAGCGGCGGCGCGGCGCCTTACACCTACGCCATTGTTGGCGGCAGTCTGCCGACGGGCCTCCGCCTGGATCGCAGCGGACACCTGGCAGGTACGCCGGTGGCCGCAGGGCGTTTCGAGATCGAGGTCGAGGTGACCGACAGCAGCTCCGGCGGCGGTCCGTTCCGTGCGCGCCGCGTATTCGTGCTGAACGTGGCGGCTCCGCAGATCGGGGAAGTCGAAGCCCCGCTGCCCGCGGCAACCCAGGCTGGCCCGGTCAGCCTGCGCCTGCAGGCACGTGGCGGTACCGCGCCCTATGCGTTCCGCCTGATGTCGGGTGCGCTGCCGCCCGGCGTGCTGCTGTCCAGCGACGGCCAGGTGCAGGGCGTGGCCACCGTGGCCGGCGTGTTCGATTTCGACGTGGAAGTCAGCGACACCTACGGCTTCACCGGCGTGGCGCGCTACCAGCTGAAGATCGCGCAGGCCGCGCAGGCTATCACCGGCTTCAGCGTGGACCCGGCAACGCCGGTCTACAGCGAGGGCGGCAGCTTCGAGGTCTCCGCACGGGGTGGTGCGTCGGGTCAGCCGCTGCGTTTCGGCAGCAGCAGCCCCGCGGTCTGCAGTGTCAGCGGCACGCGCGTCGCCATGCTGGCGGCAGGGCGCTGCGTGCTGACCGTAGACCAGGACGGCGATGCCAACCATGAAGCGGCCGCGCAGCAACAACACGTGGTCGATATCGCGCTGGCCGTGCCGGTGCTGGCGTGGAGTGCCGACCTGCAGCGCCTGCTGGAACAGGGCAGTTTCGAACTGCCGCTGCCGACCAGCGCCAGCCCGGGTGCCTTCAGCTTCCATAGCAGCGACACCGCAGTGGCCAGTGTCGAGGGCCGCACTGTGCATGTGCACGGCGAAGGTCGTGCGGTGATCACCGCCAAGCAGGCCGCTGCGGGCAGCTATGCCGCGGCCAGTGCCGAGCTGGTGCTGGTGGTGAACATGCGCCCGGACCCGACCCGTGACCCGGGCGTGACCGGGCTGCTGCAGGCGCAGGTGGATGCGAGCGTGCGCTTCGCCAACGCGCAGCAGGCCAACATCCGCGAGCGCCTGCGGCAGGTACGTGCGGGCGGCAATGCCGACAGCAACACGCTGTCGGTGTCGACCGGCGCGCGAGGCCCGGAGGCGGCGTCGCTGCCGCTGGGCCAGGCCATGGAGAGCGAGCGTCCGCTGCTGCCCGCCGGCTGGGGCACCTGGGTGTCCGGCACGGCCACCTACGGCCGGGGTGGCCCGACCGGGGCAGGGCGGTATGACCTGCGCAGCGACGGCCTGACCGTGGGCGTGGATCGTCGCCTCGGTGACAGCGCACTGTGGGGCGTGGCCGGCAGCATCGGCCGCAACGACAGCGAGCAGGATGATGCCCGCACGCGCCTGCAGGCCGACCAGCGGTCGCTGGCGTTGTATGGCCTGTGGCGCGGCAACGCGCACGTGTTCGTCGATGCGGTGCTGGCCACCGGCAACCTGCGCTTCGACCTGCAGCGCTGGAGCCGCGATGCCGGCGCGATGGCGGTGGCCCGTCGCGAGGGTTCGCAGTGGTTCGGTTCGCTGGCGCTGGGCTATGAGCAGGTGTTGTCGGGCATGCGCATGAGTGGCTACGCACGGCTGGACGGCAGCCGCAGCACGCTGGATGCCTACCGCGAGCACGGCCTGGGCGAACTGGATCTGGCCTATGGCCGCCACGTCGTTGACAGCCGCGCGCTGGCATTCGGCCTGGAAGGCAGCGCGGTCGAATCGGCTGAGGCGCGCATGCGCCCGTTCTGGAGCATCGAGTACCGGCAGGCGCTGCAGGACCGGGGCGAAGCAACGTTGAACTACGCTGAGTGGGCGCGTCCGCAGGACTACCGCCTGGCGATGCGCAGCTACAACGAAGATCTGCTGTCGCTGTCTACCGGCGTCGACATGTCCATCGCGCGCGGCTGGATCCTGTCGCTGCTGCTGGGCCATGAACAGGCCCGGGGCAGTGATCGTTCCAGCAGCGTCGGCCTGCGCCTGAGCAACGGCAGCCGCTGA
- the gstA gene encoding glutathione transferase GstA: protein MKLYYAPWTCSLSPHIVLRELGLPFELVKVDNATKRTSDGRDFRTISRTGYVAALELDDGQVLSEGPAIVQYLADLRPDSGLAPPPASWQRVRLQEWLNFVTSEIHAGSAPLFNAALPDEAKAIFRQKLFKRFDLLQETLATQDYLMGAAFSVVDAYLFTVLGWCRFFAIDLATWPALEAYVRRINARPAVQAALRAEAA from the coding sequence TTGAAGCTGTACTACGCACCCTGGACCTGCTCGCTCTCGCCCCATATCGTGCTGCGCGAACTCGGCCTTCCCTTCGAACTGGTGAAGGTCGACAACGCGACCAAGCGCACCAGCGATGGCCGCGACTTCCGCACCATCAGCCGCACGGGTTATGTCGCAGCACTTGAACTGGATGACGGGCAGGTGCTGAGTGAAGGCCCGGCCATCGTCCAGTACCTGGCCGATCTGCGGCCGGACAGCGGCCTGGCGCCGCCGCCTGCAAGCTGGCAGCGCGTGCGCCTGCAGGAATGGCTGAACTTCGTGACCAGCGAGATCCACGCCGGCTCGGCGCCGCTGTTCAATGCGGCGCTGCCGGACGAGGCCAAGGCCATCTTCCGGCAGAAGCTGTTCAAGCGCTTCGACCTGTTGCAGGAGACACTGGCGACACAGGACTACCTGATGGGCGCCGCCTTCAGCGTGGTCGACGCCTATCTGTTCACCGTGCTCGGCTGGTGCCGCTTCTTTGCGATCGATCTTGCAACGTGGCCGGCGCTGGAGGCCTACGTGCGCCGGATCAATGCGCGCCCGGCGGTGCAGGCGGCGCTGCGCGCCGAGGCGGCCTGA